The following proteins come from a genomic window of Candidatus Stygibacter australis:
- a CDS encoding AAA family ATPase, whose protein sequence is MSDNQENKSWEIIVTGDIAFDKNIYEGKRQYPENNNYGTQIKEEWGGVYIIYKLLSNLTNTFESIKKDIEKKRKINIATEENSDENMTLNELENSVNKKKEIWNGNEVRFGLKKDILKFSRIPKCLVTYATWLHESYNVPKEFESNFSAKIKAWKVTSPMGFGTELEEDRENGIKIENLYTNYYKKGLKFRVKKNQMLIFDDGGTNFRKEEEAWKSYLDKFQIKRKDYENLIILKASYPLSKGKLFKTLTETYKDRLTIVTSIDEIRKEDVLISKGISWEQTALDLVKELKKESNRIHNLLNCKYLVINFHSEGALYIQMKNDLIWKCRLIFDPEHLEGEWSKVNNIMGTVIGINDVFTSSIAYGILNDKKLEDLNLEEIISRSLSTIKLYELIGHGSNESQAGFPIEQLCKEMIEPSVTFASAFVPIPDTDNIFCNCYNRSQWTILEGNYYWKKSKDYKPKALFDTGCRYALLGEGELANTPVLKIKDFVTYDRWEIEALRNIMNLIDDYLLNGSSKKPLSIGVFGGPGSGKSFAVKNIAKSREKTSFIEFNLSQFVDVHELEGAFHQVRDEILKGKTPVVFWDEFDSQEYRWLQYLLAPMQDGAFQEGQLTHPIGTCIFIFAGATSYSYEKFGVMDPDEPVTSNDCNKISNDDEPIEKATDHTVSNSDECAEKTLIKYENNVKRRRDFILKKGPDFISRLNGYLNVKGPNQLVLLDQFGNPCKDKSGNLVKDKNDIFYPIRRALYIRNAFKNKCDKKGILKMDYGIINALIKTKTYKHGARSLMHILSYTKSSKTERVQRSSLPTRSVLEMVVDYDDFINIMNKDCNYLFITYSIAPEIHGNWSKFSNIESSYHKEYNHLPSHSKTDNIEAAKRIPALIEVAGCDITEDADEQKGFNFNQKLMKKFPKFKGIDIKEFKDYLYEKLVDIVYKKEKNSYVKTYPNKSDIFINYMLRNHLQILKKDYPYCKGKNKKQIQICIRNAIFDDIAKILIKKKLNDPVLDILTKVKKTFGIIYELAETEHDGWHEVKIDNGWDKAVSKKLRNDDRKLHHDMIPFEELLIGEILKDVDAICNIEDNLKKVDLYIKDKL, encoded by the coding sequence ATGTCAGATAACCAAGAGAACAAATCATGGGAAATTATTGTAACGGGAGACATAGCTTTTGATAAAAATATATATGAGGGTAAGAGACAATACCCTGAAAATAATAATTATGGAACTCAAATTAAAGAAGAATGGGGTGGAGTATACATTATTTATAAGTTATTATCAAACTTAACCAATACATTTGAATCTATAAAAAAAGATATAGAAAAGAAAAGAAAGATTAATATTGCCACCGAAGAAAATTCAGATGAGAACATGACATTAAATGAATTAGAAAATTCTGTTAACAAAAAGAAAGAAATTTGGAATGGGAATGAAGTTAGATTTGGATTGAAGAAGGATATATTAAAATTTAGCAGAATCCCAAAGTGTTTAGTAACTTATGCAACATGGTTGCATGAAAGTTACAATGTACCAAAGGAATTTGAATCAAATTTTTCTGCAAAGATCAAAGCCTGGAAAGTTACATCACCTATGGGATTTGGAACTGAATTAGAAGAAGATAGGGAAAACGGCATTAAAATTGAAAATCTATATACAAATTATTATAAAAAAGGATTAAAATTTAGGGTTAAGAAAAATCAAATGTTAATTTTTGATGATGGTGGTACTAATTTCCGCAAGGAAGAGGAAGCCTGGAAATCATACTTGGATAAGTTTCAAATAAAACGAAAAGATTATGAAAATCTGATTATTTTAAAAGCATCATATCCTCTAAGCAAAGGAAAACTATTTAAGACACTAACTGAGACATATAAGGATAGACTTACGATAGTAACATCTATTGATGAGATCAGGAAGGAAGATGTTCTTATCTCGAAAGGAATATCCTGGGAACAGACAGCACTTGATCTTGTTAAAGAACTTAAGAAAGAAAGTAATAGAATACATAATTTACTGAATTGCAAATATTTAGTAATCAATTTTCATTCCGAGGGCGCTCTATATATACAGATGAAAAATGACCTAATTTGGAAGTGCAGACTGATTTTTGACCCAGAGCATCTTGAAGGTGAATGGAGTAAAGTAAACAATATTATGGGAACTGTAATTGGAATAAATGATGTATTTACTTCAAGTATTGCTTATGGGATATTAAACGATAAAAAATTAGAGGATCTAAATTTGGAGGAAATAATAAGTAGAAGTTTATCAACAATTAAATTATATGAGCTAATTGGACATGGTTCTAACGAATCTCAGGCAGGTTTTCCGATAGAACAACTTTGCAAGGAGATGATAGAACCATCAGTAACTTTTGCTTCTGCTTTTGTGCCAATTCCTGATACAGATAATATTTTCTGCAATTGTTATAACAGGTCTCAATGGACAATATTAGAAGGTAATTATTACTGGAAAAAAAGTAAAGACTACAAACCCAAAGCTTTATTTGATACCGGTTGTCGCTATGCGCTTCTTGGTGAGGGTGAACTGGCAAATACTCCGGTTCTCAAGATCAAAGATTTCGTAACTTATGACCGTTGGGAAATCGAAGCTTTAAGAAACATAATGAATTTAATTGATGATTATCTATTAAATGGAAGTTCCAAGAAACCTCTTTCAATTGGTGTATTTGGTGGACCAGGTTCAGGGAAATCATTTGCAGTAAAAAATATTGCTAAATCACGTGAAAAGACCAGCTTCATAGAATTTAACCTATCTCAATTTGTGGATGTTCATGAATTGGAAGGTGCATTTCACCAGGTCAGAGATGAAATCTTGAAAGGTAAAACTCCAGTAGTTTTCTGGGATGAATTTGATTCTCAGGAATACCGCTGGCTGCAATACCTTTTGGCACCGATGCAGGATGGAGCATTTCAGGAAGGGCAGCTAACTCATCCGATCGGAACATGTATCTTTATTTTTGCTGGTGCAACCAGTTATTCTTATGAGAAATTTGGAGTTATGGATCCAGATGAACCAGTGACCTCAAATGACTGTAACAAAATATCTAACGATGATGAACCTATAGAAAAGGCTACAGATCATACGGTTTCCAATAGCGATGAATGTGCTGAAAAGACATTAATAAAGTATGAAAACAATGTCAAAAGGAGAAGAGATTTTATTTTGAAAAAAGGACCTGATTTTATCAGCCGGCTTAATGGATACCTTAATGTAAAAGGACCCAATCAATTAGTTCTTCTTGATCAATTTGGTAATCCATGCAAGGATAAGTCTGGGAATCTGGTTAAAGATAAAAACGATATCTTTTATCCAATAAGGAGAGCCCTGTATATAAGAAATGCATTTAAAAATAAATGTGATAAAAAAGGTATTTTGAAAATGGATTATGGGATAATAAATGCCTTAATTAAAACTAAGACTTATAAGCATGGTGCTCGCTCTTTGATGCATATTCTTTCTTATACTAAATCATCCAAAACTGAAAGAGTTCAAAGATCAAGTCTGCCAACCCGTAGTGTTCTGGAAATGGTAGTGGATTACGATGACTTTATCAATATAATGAACAAGGATTGTAATTATTTATTCATAACTTATTCAATTGCTCCCGAAATTCATGGAAATTGGAGTAAATTCTCCAATATTGAAAGCAGTTATCACAAAGAATACAATCATTTACCTTCTCATTCAAAAACCGATAACATTGAAGCCGCTAAGCGTATTCCTGCCCTTATAGAAGTTGCAGGATGTGATATTACTGAAGATGCTGATGAGCAAAAAGGGTTCAATTTCAATCAAAAACTCATGAAGAAATTTCCGAAATTTAAGGGTATTGATATCAAAGAATTTAAGGACTATTTATATGAGAAATTAGTTGATATTGTATATAAGAAAGAGAAAAATAGTTATGTTAAAACATATCCCAATAAATCGGATATATTTATCAACTATATGCTACGCAATCATCTCCAAATTCTCAAGAAAGACTATCCTTATTGCAAAGGAAAAAATAAAAAACAGATTCAGATATGTATAAGAAATGCAATATTTGATGATATTGCTAAAATTCTAATAAAAAAGAAGTTAAATGATCCTGTATTGGATATTCTTACTAAAGTTAAAAAAACTTTTGGTATTATATATGAATTAGCGGAAACTGAACACGATGGCTGGCACGAAGTAAAAATTGATAATGGCTGGGATAAAGCTGTTAGTAAAAAATTACGAAATGATGACAGAAAACTGCATCATGACATGATACCATTTGAAGAGCTTCTTATTGGTGAGATTTTAAAAGATGTGGATGCTATTTGCAATATTGAAGATAATTTGAAAAAAGTAGATTTATATATAAAGGATAAATTATGA
- a CDS encoding PGDYG domain-containing protein, translating into MIETNRQLLENINELKSWKHFKKTKPLWAKQLKEDITVNTLEGKIACHVGDYLCKGPTGDQWPQKEGSLFKKYDSTDEIDSKGWQKFTSKPDASGVMAAQIDHKFSIKHSTWGTFKGNAGDYLVKNYDDKDIEFPADLWIVKKEIFEATYEKV; encoded by the coding sequence ATGATTGAAACTAACCGACAATTGCTTGAAAATATCAATGAACTTAAATCATGGAAGCATTTCAAGAAAACTAAACCACTTTGGGCAAAACAACTCAAAGAAGATATAACTGTTAATACTTTGGAAGGCAAGATTGCATGTCATGTTGGAGATTATCTCTGCAAAGGACCTACTGGTGATCAATGGCCCCAAAAAGAAGGTTCACTATTCAAGAAATATGATTCTACAGATGAAATAGACTCTAAAGGCTGGCAAAAGTTCACTTCAAAACCAGATGCCAGTGGAGTGATGGCTGCTCAAATTGATCACAAATTCTCCATCAAGCATTCTACATGGGGCACATTCAAAGGTAATGCTGGAGATTATTTGGTCAAAAATTATGATGATAAAGACATAGAATTCCCCGCTGACCTCTGGATTGTGAAAAAGGAGATATTTGAAGCTACTTATGAGAAAGTGTAG